One Vanessa atalanta chromosome 20, ilVanAtal1.2, whole genome shotgun sequence genomic window carries:
- the LOC125071774 gene encoding bromodomain-containing protein 1 isoform X1, with amino-acid sequence MGLDFDVLEFCKKLRQNRPPPYQCPLEKCDKVYKSLCGLQYHLVNYDHDNPTPATPAVTNNRKKGRARAAVPTGDIALQSPPKEALTFAEAQKVVQFEIDGKISRIPIDQPLPIISLEEWEKKNSELEKPLLFVEPPAEPHVKLPEATFRLIPDYNERVCDAPARPNAYIRFIEKSAEELDGEVEYDVDEEDTAWLSIINKNRVKQSLPPVSVDTLELLMDRLEKESYFQATQNGQQTTATVDEDAVCCICMDGECQNTNVILFCDMCNLAVHQDCYGVPYIPEGQWLCRRCLQSPSRLVNCVLCPNTGGAFKQTDQGTWAHVVCALWIPEVRFANTVFLEPIDSIEMIPAARWKLQCMVCKQRGAGACIQCHRSNCYSAFHVTCAQQAGLYMKMEAAGSGRDPSQPVQVAKMAYCDTHTPAHILQERRAQESEGENKSTDLSAVRLKGREKIKQARRVLALKRTWAPVVLVPTLPAERVAEIAQLAHGPPAARAALMKRLLAYWTLKRHSRNGVPLLRRLQSLTSHHGSRGIQDGTVNIRELCNQLKYWQRIRQDLERARLLCELVRKRERLKAELTRVCERCVLHALRPERAALHKLLRLLRLADHSDVFTEPVDPLEVPDYSTIVKHPMDLSTMGKKLDKGSYKTIDEVETDFQLMIDNCLTYNNKDTVFYKAGIKMREQCAIIFRQARRDVIEAGMVELAGAGEAGAAEARPDSAGEGAGAKPRRGGRRSSSDSERTADTRSERGASVARSERRNPSVSRDTDEENIVRASPPSKAQSKANRNWWTGRGRGRGRRGRRGRGRAGAALARDRDTPTTDSEAPLVTRKSVERTQKLATPTPEKSPPKQPDTPVLGLLGSLRKPTLLVTPSTLATPPKSFGSDASLPTLSASMGRTNLETSPRKKGRGRPRKQDKDKSVSSPDLFRGIGGGEGAVPGGASFLQYRGPPGEVGSDSDLALSRSSSSSSVWSQSCSSCTHYDDENASDHSCSFSSSDGSSYNETMDSTVEGGSGPERRRRERRAAHADASDVEPPTTPIKGRGTRSSTSKTPIKSAQPDIQLEPLQLVWAKCRGYPWYPALIIDPKMPKGFIYNGVPLPVPPQDVLNLKKNYAHEPILYLVLFFDVKRTWQWLPPNKLESLGLDKSVDQAKLVESRKPTDRKAVKKAYGDAMQFRKQVDGDK; translated from the exons ATGGGTTTAGATTTCGATGTTTTGGAGTTTTGTAAAAAACTAAGACAAAACAGACCTCCTCCGTATCAGTGTCCTTTAGAAAAGTGCGACAAAGTATACAAAAGCTTGTGTGGCTTGCAATATCATTTAGTTAACTACGATCATGACAATCCGACACCGGCTACTCCTGCTGTAACTAATAACCGCAAAAAAGGCAGAGCTCGGGCTGCGGTGCCGACTGGAGATATTGCCCTTCAAAGTCCTCCAAAGGAGGCTTTGACTTTCGCGGAAGCTCAGAAAGTCGTACAATTTGAGATTGATGGTAAAATAAGTAGAATACCTATTGATCAACCTCTACCAATTATTTCATTAGAAGAGTGGGAAAAGAAAAATTCAGAGTTGGAAAAGCCATTGCTTTTTGTTGAACCACCAGCTGAACCACATGTGAAATTGCCAGAAGCTACCTTTCGg CTTATACCGGATTACAATGAAAGAGTGTGTGATGCTCCTGCCCGTCCTAATGCTTATATACGTTTCATTGAGAAATCTGCCGAAGAATTAGACGGAGAAGTTGAATATGATGTGGACGAAGAAGATACAGCTTGGTTATCTATCATCAACAAGAACAGAGTCAAACAGAGTTTGCCGCCTGTATCTGTTGATACTTTGGAATTATTGATGGATAGACTGGAAAAGGAATCATATTTTCAA GCAACTCAGAATGGTCAGCAGACAACAGCAACTGTTGACGAGGATGCCGTCTGCTGTATTTGTATGGATGGAGAATGTCAAAAcactaatgttatattattctgTGACATGTGCAACTTAGCTGTTCACCAGGATTGTTATGGG gTGCCATACATCCCAGAAGGGCAATGGCTTTGCAGGCGATGCTTACAGTCACCTTCACGTCTTGTGAATTGCGTCTTATGTCCTAATACAGgag GAGCATTCAAGCAGACAGATCAAGGCACATGGGCTCATGTGGTTTGTGCCCTTTGGATACCCGAAGTGCGTTTCGCGAACACAGTCTTCTTGGAACCTATCG ACTCGATAGAGATGATCCCGGCGGCGCGCTGGAAGCTGCAGTGCATGGTGTGCAAGCAGCGCGGCGCGGGCGCCTGCATCCAGTGCCATCGCAGCAACTGCTACTCCGCCTTCCACGTCACGTGTGCGCAGCAGGCCGG TTTGTATATGAAAATGGAAGCAGCCGGTTCAGGGCGGGACCCCAGCCAGCCGGTGCAGGTCGCAAAGATGGCATATTGCGATACACATACCCCAGCTCATATTTTGcag GAGAGACGAGCGCAAGAATCTGAAGGTGAAAACAAATCCACAGATTTATCAGCGGTAAGACTGAAAGGCcgggaaaaaataaaacag GCGCGGCGCGTGCTGGCGCTGAAGCGCACGTGGGCGCCGGTGGTGCTGGTGCCGACGCTGCCGGCCGAGCGCGTGGCGGAGATCGCGCAGCTGGCGCACGggccgcccgccgcgcgcgccgcgctcATGAAGCGCCTGCTGGCCTACTGGACGCTCAAGCGCCACAGCCGCAACGGCGTGCCGCTGCTGCGCCGCCTGCAGAGCCTCACCAGCCACCACG gtAGTAGAGGTATTCAAGATGGTACGGTCAACATAAGAGAACTGTGCAATCAGTTGAAATACTGGCAGAGAATAAGACAAGATCTCGAAAGAGCAAG ACTGCTGTGCGAGCTGGTGCGCAAGCGCGAGCGGCTGAAGGCGGAGCTGACGCGCGTGTGCGAGCGCTGCGTGCTGCACGCGCTGCGGCCCGAGCGCGCCGCGCTGCACAAGCTGCTGCGCCTGCTGCGCCTCGCCGACCACAGCGACGTGTTCACCGAGCCCGTCGACCCGCTCGAG gtaccAGATTATAGTACGATAGTGAAACACCCAATGGATTTGAGCACAATGGGAAAGAAATTAGACAAGGGCTCGTACAAGACGATAGACGAGGTCGAAACAGACTTTCAACTCATGATCGATAATTGTCTCACGTACAACAATAAGGACACCGTCTTCTACAA AGCCGGAATAAAAATGCGGGAGCAGTGCGCTATTATATTCCGCCAAGCGCGTCGTGACGTGATCGAGGCGGGCATGGTGGAGCTGGCCGGCGCGGGGGAAGCGGGCGCGGCCGAGGCGCGGCCCGACAGTGCGGGGGAGGGGGCGGGCGCCAAGCCGCGGCGTGGCGGGCGACGCTCCAGCAGCGACAGCGAGCGCACTGCCG ACACTCGTAGCGAACGAGGTGCGTCCGTGGCGCGAAGTGAACGTCGCAATCCGAGTGTAAGCAGAGATACAGACGAGGAGAATATtgtg CGGGCGTCTCCCCCGTCGAAGGCGCAGAGCAAGGCCAACCGCAACTGGTGGACGGGGCGAGGAagggggcgcgggcggcgcgggcggcgggggCGCGGCCGCGCCGGCGCCGCACTCGCGCGCGACCGCG ATACCCCAACGACAGACTCCGAGGCTCCCCTCGTGACGAGAAAGAGTGTGGAACGTACGCAAAAATTGGCTACTCCTACTCCTGAAAAGTCGCCTCCAAAGCAACCTGACACACCCG TTCTAGGGCTGCTGGGAAGTCTAAGAAAGCCGACGTTGCTCGTCACACCATCTACTTTAGCAACGCCGCCTAAGAGCTTTGGATCTGACG cATCATTGCCTACATTATCAGCCAGCATGGGCCGGACGAACTTGGAGACCTCCCCCCGGAAGAAAGGACGCGGCAGGCCGAGGAAACAGGACAAAGATAAGTCCGTGTCATCTCCTGACCTTTTTAG GGGTATTGGCGGTGGCGAGGGCGCGGTCCCAGGCGGAGCGTCCTTCCTGCAGTACCGCGGCCCGCCCGGAGAGGTCGGCTCGGACAGCGATCTCGCTTTATCTag gtCTTCGAGCAGCAGTTCTGTGTGGTCGCAGTCGTGTTCGTCGTGCACGCATTACGATGACGAGAACGCGTCCGACCACTCCTGTTCCTTTAGCTCGAGCGATgg GTCCAGCTACAACGAGACGATGGACTCGACGGTGGAGGGCGGCAGCGGGCCCGAGCGCCGCCGGCGGGAGCGCCGCGCCGCGCACGCCGACGCCTCCGACGTCGAGCCGCCCACCACGCCAATCAAA ggTCGCGGTACGAGGTCATCTACATCTAAAACACCAATAAAAAGTGCACAGCCCGACATTCAGCTTGAACCGTTACAACTTGTGTGGGCAAAATGCAG AGGTTACCCGTGGTATCCAGCTTTAATCATTGACCCGAAGATGccaaaaggttttatttacaatggGGTTCCTCTTCCAGTTCCACCTCAAGATGTTCTTAACCTTAAGAAGAACTACGCGCATGAACCGATACTTTATCTCGTGTTATTTTTCGACGTTAAACGTACTTGGCAATGGCTGCCCCCCAATAAATTAGAATCATTGGGATTAGACAAAAGCGTAGACCAAGCTAAACTGGTCGAATCCAGGAAACCGACCGATAGGAAGGCAGTTAAGAAGGCCTATGGTGATGCGATGCAGTTTAGGAAACAAGTGGATGGGGATAAATGA
- the LOC125071774 gene encoding bromodomain-containing protein 1 isoform X3: protein MGLDFDVLEFCKKLRQNRPPPYQCPLEKCDKVYKSLCGLQYHLVNYDHDNPTPATPAVTNNRKKGRARAAVPTGDIALQSPPKEALTFAEAQKVVQFEIDGKISRIPIDQPLPIISLEEWEKKNSELEKPLLFVEPPAEPHVKLPEATFRLIPDYNERVCDAPARPNAYIRFIEKSAEELDGEVEYDVDEEDTAWLSIINKNRVKQSLPPVSVDTLELLMDRLEKESYFQATQNGQQTTATVDEDAVCCICMDGECQNTNVILFCDMCNLAVHQDCYGVPYIPEGQWLCRRCLQSPSRLVNCVLCPNTGGAFKQTDQGTWAHVVCALWIPEVRFANTVFLEPIDSIEMIPAARWKLQCMVCKQRGAGACIQCHRSNCYSAFHVTCAQQAGLYMKMEAAGSGRDPSQPVQVAKMAYCDTHTPAHILQERRAQESEGENKSTDLSAVRLKGREKIKQARRVLALKRTWAPVVLVPTLPAERVAEIAQLAHGPPAARAALMKRLLAYWTLKRHSRNGVPLLRRLQSLTSHHGSRGIQDGTVNIRELCNQLKYWQRIRQDLERARLLCELVRKRERLKAELTRVCERCVLHALRPERAALHKLLRLLRLADHSDVFTEPVDPLEVPDYSTIVKHPMDLSTMGKKLDKGSYKTIDEVETDFQLMIDNCLTYNNKDTVFYKAGIKMREQCAIIFRQARRDVIEAGMVELAGAGEAGAAEARPDSAGEGAGAKPRRGGRRSSSDSERTADTRSERGASVARSERRNPSVSRDTDEENIVRASPPSKAQSKANRNWWTGRGRGRGRRGRRGRGRAGAALARDRDTPTTDSEAPLVTRKSVERTQKLATPTPEKSPPKQPDTPVLGLLGSLRKPTLLVTPSTLATPPKSFGSDASLPTLSASMGRTNLETSPRKKGRGRPRKQDKDKGIGGGEGAVPGGASFLQYRGPPGEVGSDSDLALSRSSSSSSVWSQSCSSCTHYDDENASDHSCSFSSSDGSSYNETMDSTVEGGSGPERRRRERRAAHADASDVEPPTTPIKGRGTRSSTSKTPIKSAQPDIQLEPLQLVWAKCRGYPWYPALIIDPKMPKGFIYNGVPLPVPPQDVLNLKKNYAHEPILYLVLFFDVKRTWQWLPPNKLESLGLDKSVDQAKLVESRKPTDRKAVKKAYGDAMQFRKQVDGDK, encoded by the exons ATGGGTTTAGATTTCGATGTTTTGGAGTTTTGTAAAAAACTAAGACAAAACAGACCTCCTCCGTATCAGTGTCCTTTAGAAAAGTGCGACAAAGTATACAAAAGCTTGTGTGGCTTGCAATATCATTTAGTTAACTACGATCATGACAATCCGACACCGGCTACTCCTGCTGTAACTAATAACCGCAAAAAAGGCAGAGCTCGGGCTGCGGTGCCGACTGGAGATATTGCCCTTCAAAGTCCTCCAAAGGAGGCTTTGACTTTCGCGGAAGCTCAGAAAGTCGTACAATTTGAGATTGATGGTAAAATAAGTAGAATACCTATTGATCAACCTCTACCAATTATTTCATTAGAAGAGTGGGAAAAGAAAAATTCAGAGTTGGAAAAGCCATTGCTTTTTGTTGAACCACCAGCTGAACCACATGTGAAATTGCCAGAAGCTACCTTTCGg CTTATACCGGATTACAATGAAAGAGTGTGTGATGCTCCTGCCCGTCCTAATGCTTATATACGTTTCATTGAGAAATCTGCCGAAGAATTAGACGGAGAAGTTGAATATGATGTGGACGAAGAAGATACAGCTTGGTTATCTATCATCAACAAGAACAGAGTCAAACAGAGTTTGCCGCCTGTATCTGTTGATACTTTGGAATTATTGATGGATAGACTGGAAAAGGAATCATATTTTCAA GCAACTCAGAATGGTCAGCAGACAACAGCAACTGTTGACGAGGATGCCGTCTGCTGTATTTGTATGGATGGAGAATGTCAAAAcactaatgttatattattctgTGACATGTGCAACTTAGCTGTTCACCAGGATTGTTATGGG gTGCCATACATCCCAGAAGGGCAATGGCTTTGCAGGCGATGCTTACAGTCACCTTCACGTCTTGTGAATTGCGTCTTATGTCCTAATACAGgag GAGCATTCAAGCAGACAGATCAAGGCACATGGGCTCATGTGGTTTGTGCCCTTTGGATACCCGAAGTGCGTTTCGCGAACACAGTCTTCTTGGAACCTATCG ACTCGATAGAGATGATCCCGGCGGCGCGCTGGAAGCTGCAGTGCATGGTGTGCAAGCAGCGCGGCGCGGGCGCCTGCATCCAGTGCCATCGCAGCAACTGCTACTCCGCCTTCCACGTCACGTGTGCGCAGCAGGCCGG TTTGTATATGAAAATGGAAGCAGCCGGTTCAGGGCGGGACCCCAGCCAGCCGGTGCAGGTCGCAAAGATGGCATATTGCGATACACATACCCCAGCTCATATTTTGcag GAGAGACGAGCGCAAGAATCTGAAGGTGAAAACAAATCCACAGATTTATCAGCGGTAAGACTGAAAGGCcgggaaaaaataaaacag GCGCGGCGCGTGCTGGCGCTGAAGCGCACGTGGGCGCCGGTGGTGCTGGTGCCGACGCTGCCGGCCGAGCGCGTGGCGGAGATCGCGCAGCTGGCGCACGggccgcccgccgcgcgcgccgcgctcATGAAGCGCCTGCTGGCCTACTGGACGCTCAAGCGCCACAGCCGCAACGGCGTGCCGCTGCTGCGCCGCCTGCAGAGCCTCACCAGCCACCACG gtAGTAGAGGTATTCAAGATGGTACGGTCAACATAAGAGAACTGTGCAATCAGTTGAAATACTGGCAGAGAATAAGACAAGATCTCGAAAGAGCAAG ACTGCTGTGCGAGCTGGTGCGCAAGCGCGAGCGGCTGAAGGCGGAGCTGACGCGCGTGTGCGAGCGCTGCGTGCTGCACGCGCTGCGGCCCGAGCGCGCCGCGCTGCACAAGCTGCTGCGCCTGCTGCGCCTCGCCGACCACAGCGACGTGTTCACCGAGCCCGTCGACCCGCTCGAG gtaccAGATTATAGTACGATAGTGAAACACCCAATGGATTTGAGCACAATGGGAAAGAAATTAGACAAGGGCTCGTACAAGACGATAGACGAGGTCGAAACAGACTTTCAACTCATGATCGATAATTGTCTCACGTACAACAATAAGGACACCGTCTTCTACAA AGCCGGAATAAAAATGCGGGAGCAGTGCGCTATTATATTCCGCCAAGCGCGTCGTGACGTGATCGAGGCGGGCATGGTGGAGCTGGCCGGCGCGGGGGAAGCGGGCGCGGCCGAGGCGCGGCCCGACAGTGCGGGGGAGGGGGCGGGCGCCAAGCCGCGGCGTGGCGGGCGACGCTCCAGCAGCGACAGCGAGCGCACTGCCG ACACTCGTAGCGAACGAGGTGCGTCCGTGGCGCGAAGTGAACGTCGCAATCCGAGTGTAAGCAGAGATACAGACGAGGAGAATATtgtg CGGGCGTCTCCCCCGTCGAAGGCGCAGAGCAAGGCCAACCGCAACTGGTGGACGGGGCGAGGAagggggcgcgggcggcgcgggcggcgggggCGCGGCCGCGCCGGCGCCGCACTCGCGCGCGACCGCG ATACCCCAACGACAGACTCCGAGGCTCCCCTCGTGACGAGAAAGAGTGTGGAACGTACGCAAAAATTGGCTACTCCTACTCCTGAAAAGTCGCCTCCAAAGCAACCTGACACACCCG TTCTAGGGCTGCTGGGAAGTCTAAGAAAGCCGACGTTGCTCGTCACACCATCTACTTTAGCAACGCCGCCTAAGAGCTTTGGATCTGACG cATCATTGCCTACATTATCAGCCAGCATGGGCCGGACGAACTTGGAGACCTCCCCCCGGAAGAAAGGACGCGGCAGGCCGAGGAAACAGGACAAAGATAA GGGTATTGGCGGTGGCGAGGGCGCGGTCCCAGGCGGAGCGTCCTTCCTGCAGTACCGCGGCCCGCCCGGAGAGGTCGGCTCGGACAGCGATCTCGCTTTATCTag gtCTTCGAGCAGCAGTTCTGTGTGGTCGCAGTCGTGTTCGTCGTGCACGCATTACGATGACGAGAACGCGTCCGACCACTCCTGTTCCTTTAGCTCGAGCGATgg GTCCAGCTACAACGAGACGATGGACTCGACGGTGGAGGGCGGCAGCGGGCCCGAGCGCCGCCGGCGGGAGCGCCGCGCCGCGCACGCCGACGCCTCCGACGTCGAGCCGCCCACCACGCCAATCAAA ggTCGCGGTACGAGGTCATCTACATCTAAAACACCAATAAAAAGTGCACAGCCCGACATTCAGCTTGAACCGTTACAACTTGTGTGGGCAAAATGCAG AGGTTACCCGTGGTATCCAGCTTTAATCATTGACCCGAAGATGccaaaaggttttatttacaatggGGTTCCTCTTCCAGTTCCACCTCAAGATGTTCTTAACCTTAAGAAGAACTACGCGCATGAACCGATACTTTATCTCGTGTTATTTTTCGACGTTAAACGTACTTGGCAATGGCTGCCCCCCAATAAATTAGAATCATTGGGATTAGACAAAAGCGTAGACCAAGCTAAACTGGTCGAATCCAGGAAACCGACCGATAGGAAGGCAGTTAAGAAGGCCTATGGTGATGCGATGCAGTTTAGGAAACAAGTGGATGGGGATAAATGA
- the LOC125071774 gene encoding bromodomain-containing protein 1 isoform X2, giving the protein MGLDFDVLEFCKKLRQNRPPPYQCPLEKCDKVYKSLCGLQYHLVNYDHDNPTPATPAVTNNRKKGRARAAVPTGDIALQSPPKEALTFAEAQKVVQFEIDGKISRIPIDQPLPIISLEEWEKKNSELEKPLLFVEPPAEPHVKLPEATFRLIPDYNERVCDAPARPNAYIRFIEKSAEELDGEVEYDVDEEDTAWLSIINKNRVKQSLPPVSVDTLELLMDRLEKESYFQATQNGQQTTATVDEDAVCCICMDGECQNTNVILFCDMCNLAVHQDCYGVPYIPEGQWLCRRCLQSPSRLVNCVLCPNTGGAFKQTDQGTWAHVVCALWIPEVRFANTVFLEPIDSIEMIPAARWKLQCMVCKQRGAGACIQCHRSNCYSAFHVTCAQQAGLYMKMEAAGSGRDPSQPVQVAKMAYCDTHTPAHILQERRAQESEGENKSTDLSAVRLKGREKIKQARRVLALKRTWAPVVLVPTLPAERVAEIAQLAHGPPAARAALMKRLLAYWTLKRHSRNGVPLLRRLQSLTSHHGSRGIQDGTVNIRELCNQLKYWQRIRQDLERARLLCELVRKRERLKAELTRVCERCVLHALRPERAALHKLLRLLRLADHSDVFTEPVDPLEVPDYSTIVKHPMDLSTMGKKLDKGSYKTIDEVETDFQLMIDNCLTYNNKDTVFYKAGIKMREQCAIIFRQARRDVIEAGMVELAGAGEAGAAEARPDSAGEGAGAKPRRGGRRSSSDSERTADTRSERGASVARSERRNPSVSRDTDEENIVRASPPSKAQSKANRNWWTGRGRGRGRRGRRGRGRAGAALARDRDTPTTDSEAPLVTRKSVERTQKLATPTPEKSPPKQPDTPVLGLLGSLRKPTLLVTPSTLATPPKSFGSDASMGRTNLETSPRKKGRGRPRKQDKDKSVSSPDLFRGIGGGEGAVPGGASFLQYRGPPGEVGSDSDLALSRSSSSSSVWSQSCSSCTHYDDENASDHSCSFSSSDGSSYNETMDSTVEGGSGPERRRRERRAAHADASDVEPPTTPIKGRGTRSSTSKTPIKSAQPDIQLEPLQLVWAKCRGYPWYPALIIDPKMPKGFIYNGVPLPVPPQDVLNLKKNYAHEPILYLVLFFDVKRTWQWLPPNKLESLGLDKSVDQAKLVESRKPTDRKAVKKAYGDAMQFRKQVDGDK; this is encoded by the exons ATGGGTTTAGATTTCGATGTTTTGGAGTTTTGTAAAAAACTAAGACAAAACAGACCTCCTCCGTATCAGTGTCCTTTAGAAAAGTGCGACAAAGTATACAAAAGCTTGTGTGGCTTGCAATATCATTTAGTTAACTACGATCATGACAATCCGACACCGGCTACTCCTGCTGTAACTAATAACCGCAAAAAAGGCAGAGCTCGGGCTGCGGTGCCGACTGGAGATATTGCCCTTCAAAGTCCTCCAAAGGAGGCTTTGACTTTCGCGGAAGCTCAGAAAGTCGTACAATTTGAGATTGATGGTAAAATAAGTAGAATACCTATTGATCAACCTCTACCAATTATTTCATTAGAAGAGTGGGAAAAGAAAAATTCAGAGTTGGAAAAGCCATTGCTTTTTGTTGAACCACCAGCTGAACCACATGTGAAATTGCCAGAAGCTACCTTTCGg CTTATACCGGATTACAATGAAAGAGTGTGTGATGCTCCTGCCCGTCCTAATGCTTATATACGTTTCATTGAGAAATCTGCCGAAGAATTAGACGGAGAAGTTGAATATGATGTGGACGAAGAAGATACAGCTTGGTTATCTATCATCAACAAGAACAGAGTCAAACAGAGTTTGCCGCCTGTATCTGTTGATACTTTGGAATTATTGATGGATAGACTGGAAAAGGAATCATATTTTCAA GCAACTCAGAATGGTCAGCAGACAACAGCAACTGTTGACGAGGATGCCGTCTGCTGTATTTGTATGGATGGAGAATGTCAAAAcactaatgttatattattctgTGACATGTGCAACTTAGCTGTTCACCAGGATTGTTATGGG gTGCCATACATCCCAGAAGGGCAATGGCTTTGCAGGCGATGCTTACAGTCACCTTCACGTCTTGTGAATTGCGTCTTATGTCCTAATACAGgag GAGCATTCAAGCAGACAGATCAAGGCACATGGGCTCATGTGGTTTGTGCCCTTTGGATACCCGAAGTGCGTTTCGCGAACACAGTCTTCTTGGAACCTATCG ACTCGATAGAGATGATCCCGGCGGCGCGCTGGAAGCTGCAGTGCATGGTGTGCAAGCAGCGCGGCGCGGGCGCCTGCATCCAGTGCCATCGCAGCAACTGCTACTCCGCCTTCCACGTCACGTGTGCGCAGCAGGCCGG TTTGTATATGAAAATGGAAGCAGCCGGTTCAGGGCGGGACCCCAGCCAGCCGGTGCAGGTCGCAAAGATGGCATATTGCGATACACATACCCCAGCTCATATTTTGcag GAGAGACGAGCGCAAGAATCTGAAGGTGAAAACAAATCCACAGATTTATCAGCGGTAAGACTGAAAGGCcgggaaaaaataaaacag GCGCGGCGCGTGCTGGCGCTGAAGCGCACGTGGGCGCCGGTGGTGCTGGTGCCGACGCTGCCGGCCGAGCGCGTGGCGGAGATCGCGCAGCTGGCGCACGggccgcccgccgcgcgcgccgcgctcATGAAGCGCCTGCTGGCCTACTGGACGCTCAAGCGCCACAGCCGCAACGGCGTGCCGCTGCTGCGCCGCCTGCAGAGCCTCACCAGCCACCACG gtAGTAGAGGTATTCAAGATGGTACGGTCAACATAAGAGAACTGTGCAATCAGTTGAAATACTGGCAGAGAATAAGACAAGATCTCGAAAGAGCAAG ACTGCTGTGCGAGCTGGTGCGCAAGCGCGAGCGGCTGAAGGCGGAGCTGACGCGCGTGTGCGAGCGCTGCGTGCTGCACGCGCTGCGGCCCGAGCGCGCCGCGCTGCACAAGCTGCTGCGCCTGCTGCGCCTCGCCGACCACAGCGACGTGTTCACCGAGCCCGTCGACCCGCTCGAG gtaccAGATTATAGTACGATAGTGAAACACCCAATGGATTTGAGCACAATGGGAAAGAAATTAGACAAGGGCTCGTACAAGACGATAGACGAGGTCGAAACAGACTTTCAACTCATGATCGATAATTGTCTCACGTACAACAATAAGGACACCGTCTTCTACAA AGCCGGAATAAAAATGCGGGAGCAGTGCGCTATTATATTCCGCCAAGCGCGTCGTGACGTGATCGAGGCGGGCATGGTGGAGCTGGCCGGCGCGGGGGAAGCGGGCGCGGCCGAGGCGCGGCCCGACAGTGCGGGGGAGGGGGCGGGCGCCAAGCCGCGGCGTGGCGGGCGACGCTCCAGCAGCGACAGCGAGCGCACTGCCG ACACTCGTAGCGAACGAGGTGCGTCCGTGGCGCGAAGTGAACGTCGCAATCCGAGTGTAAGCAGAGATACAGACGAGGAGAATATtgtg CGGGCGTCTCCCCCGTCGAAGGCGCAGAGCAAGGCCAACCGCAACTGGTGGACGGGGCGAGGAagggggcgcgggcggcgcgggcggcgggggCGCGGCCGCGCCGGCGCCGCACTCGCGCGCGACCGCG ATACCCCAACGACAGACTCCGAGGCTCCCCTCGTGACGAGAAAGAGTGTGGAACGTACGCAAAAATTGGCTACTCCTACTCCTGAAAAGTCGCCTCCAAAGCAACCTGACACACCCG TTCTAGGGCTGCTGGGAAGTCTAAGAAAGCCGACGTTGCTCGTCACACCATCTACTTTAGCAACGCCGCCTAAGAGCTTTGGATCTGACG CCAGCATGGGCCGGACGAACTTGGAGACCTCCCCCCGGAAGAAAGGACGCGGCAGGCCGAGGAAACAGGACAAAGATAAGTCCGTGTCATCTCCTGACCTTTTTAG GGGTATTGGCGGTGGCGAGGGCGCGGTCCCAGGCGGAGCGTCCTTCCTGCAGTACCGCGGCCCGCCCGGAGAGGTCGGCTCGGACAGCGATCTCGCTTTATCTag gtCTTCGAGCAGCAGTTCTGTGTGGTCGCAGTCGTGTTCGTCGTGCACGCATTACGATGACGAGAACGCGTCCGACCACTCCTGTTCCTTTAGCTCGAGCGATgg GTCCAGCTACAACGAGACGATGGACTCGACGGTGGAGGGCGGCAGCGGGCCCGAGCGCCGCCGGCGGGAGCGCCGCGCCGCGCACGCCGACGCCTCCGACGTCGAGCCGCCCACCACGCCAATCAAA ggTCGCGGTACGAGGTCATCTACATCTAAAACACCAATAAAAAGTGCACAGCCCGACATTCAGCTTGAACCGTTACAACTTGTGTGGGCAAAATGCAG AGGTTACCCGTGGTATCCAGCTTTAATCATTGACCCGAAGATGccaaaaggttttatttacaatggGGTTCCTCTTCCAGTTCCACCTCAAGATGTTCTTAACCTTAAGAAGAACTACGCGCATGAACCGATACTTTATCTCGTGTTATTTTTCGACGTTAAACGTACTTGGCAATGGCTGCCCCCCAATAAATTAGAATCATTGGGATTAGACAAAAGCGTAGACCAAGCTAAACTGGTCGAATCCAGGAAACCGACCGATAGGAAGGCAGTTAAGAAGGCCTATGGTGATGCGATGCAGTTTAGGAAACAAGTGGATGGGGATAAATGA